The Solibacillus sp. FSL W7-1464 genome contains a region encoding:
- a CDS encoding ABC transporter ATP-binding protein, producing the protein MENLLSIENLTISLDKHNNIEPLVKNVSLKLKEGKTYGIVGESGSGKSLTSLAILNLLADKLSVIDGEINFLSKGNLLELKKHHIRKIRGNEISMIFQEPMTALDPMYTIKYQLFEVLKFHQKLKKDEMYEQSLQMLKSVGISRPEKVLNNYPHELSGGMRQRIMIAMALICKPKLLIADEPTTALDVTIQAQILDLMKDLKKQFNTTILLITHDLGVIAEICEDVAVMYAGEIVEQGMVQEIFDQPKHPYTKGLLKAVHSIGDQSAELYSIPGNVPTPDEFPEGCRFASRCPHVMDKCWSTSPKPIQITETQFAKCWLFAEGVENNE; encoded by the coding sequence GTGGAGAATCTATTATCAATTGAAAACTTAACCATTTCGTTAGATAAACATAATAATATTGAACCCCTCGTTAAAAATGTAAGTTTAAAACTGAAGGAAGGAAAAACTTACGGTATTGTGGGGGAATCTGGCAGTGGTAAAAGTTTAACTTCATTGGCAATATTGAATTTACTTGCAGATAAACTATCTGTCATTGACGGGGAAATCAATTTTTTATCAAAGGGAAATTTACTGGAATTAAAAAAACATCATATCCGTAAAATTAGAGGAAATGAAATATCGATGATTTTCCAAGAGCCTATGACTGCTCTTGATCCGATGTATACTATAAAGTATCAACTGTTTGAAGTATTAAAGTTCCATCAAAAGCTTAAAAAAGATGAAATGTATGAACAATCTTTGCAAATGTTGAAATCAGTTGGTATATCTAGACCTGAAAAGGTACTGAATAACTACCCGCATGAACTATCCGGGGGAATGCGTCAGCGAATCATGATTGCGATGGCATTGATATGTAAACCGAAACTATTGATTGCAGATGAGCCAACTACGGCATTGGATGTAACGATACAAGCGCAAATACTGGATTTGATGAAAGATTTGAAAAAACAGTTTAATACAACGATACTTCTCATTACACATGATTTAGGAGTTATTGCAGAGATTTGTGAAGATGTGGCGGTCATGTACGCTGGTGAAATTGTTGAACAGGGTATGGTCCAGGAAATATTCGATCAGCCAAAGCATCCATATACGAAGGGACTATTAAAAGCCGTTCACAGTATAGGTGATCAATCAGCAGAATTATATTCAATACCCGGCAATGTCCCAACACCAGATGAATTTCCTGAAGGTTGTCGCTTTGCATCAAGATGTCCTCATGTGATGGATAAATGCTGGAGTACCTCCCCCAAACCAATACAGATTACGGAAACACAGTTTGCGAAATGCTGGTTATTTGCAGAAGGAGTCGAAAATAATGAATGA
- a CDS encoding ReoY family proteolytic degradation factor, with product MTYSVPLNDKKLFIRWFLKNFQLKRREGVWILNYLLSNNDLLQNVHFVDEAHYCPRSIVMSTIETTSIPFRFYKENIMTSDAEKAFHDLRINAQEAIYFQLNFPSVPPDPLYLAVLEENPYVPADLFISEKDRLAAERLLENSVVEFQEQQLLKEIDEALDSGNKERFFELSNLLQALKHTK from the coding sequence TTGACATATTCCGTACCACTGAATGACAAAAAGTTGTTTATCAGGTGGTTTTTGAAAAATTTTCAGTTAAAAAGACGTGAAGGTGTATGGATTTTAAATTACTTATTAAGTAATAATGACTTATTGCAAAACGTTCACTTCGTTGATGAAGCACATTATTGTCCGCGTTCCATTGTTATGTCGACAATTGAAACGACGAGTATACCATTCCGATTTTATAAAGAAAATATTATGACATCCGATGCTGAAAAAGCATTTCATGATTTACGAATTAATGCACAAGAAGCGATTTATTTTCAGCTGAACTTCCCTAGTGTACCGCCTGATCCTCTCTATTTGGCGGTACTTGAGGAAAACCCGTATGTCCCTGCCGATCTATTTATCAGTGAAAAAGATCGTCTGGCAGCAGAGCGTTTGCTGGAGAATAGTGTGGTGGAATTTCAGGAACAGCAGCTATTAAAAGAAATTGATGAAGCGCTGGATTCCGGTAATAAAGAACGTTTTTTCGAGCTATCTAATTTATTGCAAGCATTAAAGCATACGAAGTAA
- a CDS encoding ABC transporter ATP-binding protein, producing MNEQPILQLKNIKQYFPIKGGLFKQTVGHIKAVDDISLSIYKNETIALVGESGCGKSTTGKMILRLLQPTDGAIIYNGKNIVELSNSQFRELRRDIQIVFQDPYSSLNPRMTVKQLLLEPLLTHKLSNRKAAEQEIKEIIQNVGLTEKSLSKYPHEFSGGQRQRISIARALVLKPKFLVLDEPVSALDVSIQAQILNLLKKLQEKYDLTYLFISHDLNIVRHVSDRIAVMYLGNIVEVATKEQLFSNPKHPYSQALISAIPKSHPNEEVERIILKGEIPDPSNPPQGCPFHTRCPFAMEDCKKEGIGMTKLSEEHEVACILYENN from the coding sequence ATGAATGAGCAGCCAATCTTGCAATTAAAAAATATTAAGCAATACTTTCCTATTAAAGGAGGGCTTTTCAAGCAAACGGTTGGGCACATTAAGGCGGTAGACGACATTTCGCTTTCTATATACAAAAATGAAACGATTGCCTTAGTAGGTGAAAGTGGCTGTGGAAAGTCAACTACGGGTAAAATGATTTTGAGATTGCTGCAACCTACTGATGGAGCGATAATCTACAACGGAAAAAACATCGTGGAATTATCAAACTCGCAATTTAGGGAATTGCGTCGTGATATTCAGATTGTTTTTCAGGACCCTTATAGTTCCCTAAATCCCCGTATGACCGTTAAACAGTTACTTTTGGAGCCACTTTTGACACATAAACTATCGAATCGTAAAGCAGCGGAGCAGGAGATAAAAGAAATTATTCAAAATGTTGGACTGACAGAAAAAAGTTTATCAAAATATCCGCATGAATTTTCTGGAGGGCAAAGACAACGAATAAGCATTGCACGTGCGCTTGTTTTGAAGCCGAAATTTCTCGTGTTGGATGAACCTGTTTCAGCATTGGATGTATCCATTCAGGCACAAATACTAAATTTATTAAAGAAACTTCAGGAAAAGTATGATTTAACGTACTTATTTATATCGCATGATTTAAATATAGTTCGGCATGTAAGTGACCGAATAGCCGTGATGTATTTAGGCAATATCGTAGAAGTGGCCACAAAGGAGCAATTATTTTCAAATCCAAAACATCCATACAGCCAGGCGTTGATTTCTGCCATTCCTAAAAGCCATCCTAATGAAGAAGTTGAAAGAATTATACTGAAAGGCGAGATTCCGGATCCATCAAATCCTCCACAGGGCTGCCCATTTCATACACGCTGTCCATTCGCGATGGAAGACTGCAAAAAAGAAGGTATTGGAATGACGAAACTGTCAGAGGAACATGAAGTCGCGTGTATACTATATGAAAATAATTAA
- a CDS encoding YpiF family protein: protein MNFIVKDVEQFQAQKQFIDTAIVPLVQLDFTDHGMKQSSSASEYLMTLTNFIEQQFKGRLLLLPPFSYTMGTKSDNIPATMEKELKEAGFRAVVFITCDHSWTEYKEYLNIIWLPSIPLESMEQSVKQRILEDQLKQVLPTFTKIWV, encoded by the coding sequence ATGAACTTTATTGTAAAAGATGTAGAACAGTTTCAGGCACAAAAGCAATTTATAGATACGGCGATTGTCCCGCTCGTACAATTGGATTTTACGGATCATGGAATGAAGCAGAGCAGTTCTGCATCAGAATATTTAATGACGTTGACGAACTTCATAGAACAGCAATTTAAAGGTCGTCTACTATTATTACCCCCCTTTTCATATACAATGGGAACGAAGTCAGATAATATCCCGGCAACAATGGAAAAAGAATTGAAGGAAGCAGGTTTTAGAGCAGTGGTCTTTATTACCTGTGACCATTCATGGACCGAATATAAAGAATATTTAAACATTATTTGGCTTCCGTCTATCCCGTTAGAGTCCATGGAACAGAGTGTCAAGCAGAGAATATTGGAAGATCAGCTGAAACAAGTCCTCCCGACTTTTACGAAAATTTGGGTTTAA
- a CDS encoding tetratricopeptide repeat protein, which translates to MELLLQAIQEGNLEEINRLLESFLMDAEPAAQYEVAEALMHYGFLNEADRVFEHLQFLFPEEAQISIDRASVLIELGEEDNALDLLMGIADDAPEYPQALLVLADYYQMQGLFEVAEQRINDALQILPHEPLLQFAKAELLFETGRFTEAVRIYEELYAIDKKFAGIILAQRLAEVYRAGAGYETALDYYMEALEEEVTADLLFGSAYAAFQTTKYELAIKQLEDLKELDPDYFSAYLLLAESYAMLEDNERALKVIKEGLKRDEYDKSLYLFAGKMAIKNGKQQEAVEFLSEAIALDPEYMEAILVLMSVYSTEQRYEEIISLYEQLHQNEFEWVALYPFVANAYNEEELFEKAYEIYKEAYNEFNDDVEFLEKYFLFLVEDGKRDEAKQIAERLVQLQPSEQQWTDLLERFE; encoded by the coding sequence ATGGAACTATTACTACAAGCGATTCAAGAAGGCAATTTAGAGGAGATTAACCGACTTCTTGAATCTTTTTTAATGGATGCTGAACCCGCAGCACAATATGAAGTAGCTGAAGCACTTATGCATTACGGATTTTTAAACGAAGCAGACCGCGTTTTTGAGCATCTGCAATTTTTATTTCCTGAGGAAGCGCAAATTTCAATCGATCGCGCTAGTGTTCTGATTGAGCTTGGTGAAGAGGATAATGCCCTTGATTTATTAATGGGAATAGCCGATGACGCACCGGAATATCCTCAAGCGCTGTTAGTATTGGCGGACTATTATCAGATGCAGGGGTTATTTGAAGTGGCGGAACAACGGATTAATGATGCGTTGCAAATTTTACCGCATGAACCCTTACTGCAATTTGCCAAAGCAGAATTATTATTTGAAACAGGACGTTTTACAGAGGCTGTTCGAATATATGAGGAGCTTTATGCAATTGATAAAAAGTTTGCTGGTATAATATTAGCCCAACGTCTTGCGGAAGTTTACCGTGCAGGTGCAGGCTATGAGACGGCCCTGGATTATTATATGGAAGCACTTGAAGAAGAAGTTACAGCTGACTTGCTGTTTGGTTCGGCATATGCAGCTTTCCAGACGACAAAATATGAACTAGCTATAAAACAGCTGGAAGATTTAAAAGAGTTGGACCCTGATTATTTCTCTGCTTATCTACTGCTGGCAGAAAGCTATGCAATGCTTGAGGATAATGAGCGTGCTTTAAAAGTTATTAAAGAGGGTCTAAAACGAGACGAATACGATAAATCCCTCTATTTATTTGCAGGAAAAATGGCGATAAAAAACGGCAAACAACAGGAAGCGGTAGAATTTTTAAGTGAGGCCATCGCTCTGGATCCGGAATATATGGAAGCAATTTTAGTATTAATGTCTGTTTATAGTACGGAACAACGCTATGAAGAAATTATTTCACTATATGAACAATTGCATCAAAATGAGTTCGAATGGGTCGCATTATATCCATTTGTGGCCAATGCTTATAATGAAGAAGAACTGTTCGAAAAAGCATACGAAATTTATAAAGAGGCATATAATGAATTTAACGATGATGTTGAGTTTTTAGAGAAATATTTCCTGTTTTTAGTTGAGGACGGCAAGCGTGATGAAGCAAAACAAATTGCAGAGCGACTTGTCCAATTACAGCCTTCTGAACAGCAATGGACTGATTTATTAGAACGCTTTGAGTAA
- a CDS encoding QcrA and Rieske domain-containing protein translates to MSRNRVTRRQFLTYTITGVGGFMAAGMLMPMVRFAIDPILQSKEDGDFVQTSKKIAEITEVPVKVDFSYEQTDGWYKSEVADAAWVYKEGDEIIAISPVCKHLGCTVNWEGNPEHANQFFCACHAGRYEKTGVNVKGTPPLGPLDMYEVSENDGFLMLGKKIANTHSN, encoded by the coding sequence ATGAGTAGGAATCGAGTTACAAGACGTCAATTTTTAACTTATACAATTACTGGTGTAGGTGGATTTATGGCGGCAGGAATGTTAATGCCAATGGTACGTTTTGCTATTGACCCAATTCTTCAGTCAAAAGAAGATGGAGATTTTGTACAAACAAGCAAAAAAATTGCCGAAATTACAGAAGTTCCGGTAAAAGTGGACTTCTCGTATGAACAGACGGATGGTTGGTACAAATCAGAAGTAGCAGATGCTGCTTGGGTTTACAAAGAAGGTGACGAAATCATCGCAATCTCACCTGTATGTAAGCATTTAGGGTGTACTGTAAACTGGGAAGGTAATCCAGAACACGCAAATCAGTTCTTCTGTGCATGTCATGCGGGGCGCTATGAAAAAACAGGTGTTAACGTTAAAGGTACACCGCCTCTTGGACCACTGGATATGTATGAAGTGTCAGAAAATGATGGTTTCTTAATGCTTGGGAAAAAAATCGCTAACACACACAGTAACTAA